DNA sequence from the bacterium genome:
TACGGTCTGCTGGAAAAACAGTTCCACATCTATTTCGAAAAAGCCGAACGGTTAAAAGGCATCACCGGCGAAAACCTGCTCAAACTGCTGGAAACCCGGCTGGACAACATCGTCTATCGCATGGGCTTCGCCTCGTCGCGCACGGCCGCGCGGCAGCTGGTGCGGCACCGTCACTTCACCGTCAACAGCCGGCTGGTCGATATCCCCTCCTACCAGGTCAAGGCCGGTGATGAGATCAAGGTGCGTGAGAAAAGCCGTCAGTTGGAAGCGATTCACAGCAGCATGAAAAAGATCCGCGAAGGCAAGATGATGCCCTGGTTGTCATTGGACAAAGCGGCTATGTCGGGCACGGTGCTGGAGATTCCGGCCCGCGACGCCATCCCGGCCAATGTCAACGAGAAACTGATCGTCGAGTTGTACTCCAAGTAAGTGATTGTGTATTTCCGGGCCGACCCGTACCTCATTAATCAATGGAGTGTTAAATGGCATTGCCAAGTTTTCAGATGCCGGAAAGCATCGAATTAGATGAATCGACCTACAGCAACACCTATGGAAAATTCATCGTGCAACCGTTGGAGCGCGGTTTCGGCGTGACCATCGGTAACGCCTTTCGACGCGTCCTGCTCTCATCCATCCCCGGTG
Encoded proteins:
- the rpsD gene encoding 30S ribosomal protein S4; translation: MAKLTGADCKLCRREGMKLFLKGSKCSSDKCPFEKKGYAPGQHGRTRRFKQSEYAVQLREKQKVKRMYGLLEKQFHIYFEKAERLKGITGENLLKLLETRLDNIVYRMGFASSRTAARQLVRHRHFTVNSRLVDIPSYQVKAGDEIKVREKSRQLEAIHSSMKKIREGKMMPWLSLDKAAMSGTVLEIPARDAIPANVNEKLIVELYSK